The Actinomyces sp. oral taxon 414 genome has a segment encoding these proteins:
- a CDS encoding Hint domain-containing protein has product MADGTARPIEDVEVGDRVASADPDTGRPVTATVTATFTHRDVDALRITTDRGELVATAAHPLYAQGRGFVPAGDLRPGDVLRDADGPAARVIRVRPAGRTRTVHNIEVDTTHAYYVATTTATWTLAHNGCTWDDAAGGWVDTETGEPRTPTRFSELVSSKGRINYDDVDRLATQNGLTNRFLAPQNLDSSSQRFLDGGFKYDLGAETAWGHGPDIATGPSQYAYNIPTTSISRPMTPSSTGAKRYEYYHTDGT; this is encoded by the coding sequence ATGGCCGACGGGACCGCCAGGCCCATCGAGGACGTGGAGGTCGGGGACCGGGTCGCCTCGGCGGATCCGGACACCGGCCGCCCGGTCACCGCGACGGTCACCGCCACGTTCACCCACCGGGACGTGGACGCCCTGCGGATCACCACCGACCGCGGCGAGCTGGTCGCCACCGCCGCCCACCCCCTGTACGCTCAGGGTAGGGGCTTCGTCCCCGCCGGGGACCTGAGGCCCGGCGATGTTCTGCGCGACGCCGACGGACCCGCCGCCCGCGTGATCCGCGTCCGGCCCGCCGGGCGCACCCGGACGGTGCACAACATCGAGGTCGACACCACCCACGCCTACTACGTCGCCACCACCACCGCCACCTGGACCCTCGCCCACAACGGATGCACCTGGGACGATGCGGCCGGCGGGTGGGTTGACACCGAAACCGGTGAGCCCAGGACGCCTACGCGCTTCTCCGAACTCGTCAGCAGCAAGGGGAGGATCAACTACGACGACGTCGACCGACTCGCCACCCAGAACGGGCTGACGAACCGGTTCCTGGCGCCCCAGAACCTGGATTCGAGCTCGCAGCGGTTCCTCGACGGAGGATTCAAGTACGACCTCGGCGCGGAAACTGCCTGGGGCCACGGACCCGACATCGCTACCGGCCCCTCCCAGTACGCGTACAATATTCCGACTACGAGCATCTCCAGGCCCATGACTCCCAGCAGCACCGGAGCAAAACGGTATGAGTACTACCATACGGATGGGACGTGA
- a CDS encoding DUF4291 domain-containing protein, which translates to MSEQSGAAPAFRPRRQVRAVWDEESITVYQAYGPAIAGAAVAAGRFVPPFSRGRMTWVKPSFLWMMYRCGWAAKPGQERVLAVRMSRSGFEEALGRSCPSRFDPGLHADHGQWAALKASSPVRVQWDPERDAALRPLPHRCLQVGIGPGAVDDYVDRWVLSLRDITDEVVRLRSLPALGAADLPDERPYPLPRALARRIGASPYGTP; encoded by the coding sequence GTGAGTGAGCAGTCCGGGGCCGCGCCCGCGTTCCGTCCGCGTCGTCAGGTGCGGGCCGTGTGGGATGAGGAGTCCATCACCGTCTACCAGGCCTACGGTCCGGCCATCGCCGGGGCCGCGGTGGCCGCCGGTCGATTCGTGCCGCCCTTCAGCCGCGGCCGGATGACCTGGGTCAAGCCGTCCTTCCTGTGGATGATGTACCGCTGCGGGTGGGCCGCCAAGCCCGGCCAGGAGCGGGTCCTGGCGGTGCGGATGAGCCGGTCGGGGTTCGAGGAGGCCCTGGGCCGGTCCTGCCCGAGCCGCTTCGATCCGGGGCTTCACGCCGATCACGGGCAGTGGGCGGCGCTCAAGGCCTCCAGCCCGGTGCGTGTGCAGTGGGACCCGGAGCGGGACGCCGCCCTGCGGCCCCTGCCCCACCGCTGCCTCCAGGTGGGGATCGGTCCCGGCGCCGTGGACGACTACGTGGACCGCTGGGTCCTGTCGCTGCGCGACATCACCGACGAGGTCGTCCGGCTCCGGTCGCTGCCGGCCCTCGGCGCCGCGGATCTGCCCGACGAGCGCCCCTACCCACTGCCCCGGGCCCTGGCCAGACGGATCGGGGCCTCACCGTACGGCACGCCGTAG
- a CDS encoding SUKH-4 family immunity protein, with product MGVVMGALIEWEPWAASQKVLSACAQRFLEYDFLMLQRVPSRVGPVFIREPIPVVPAGDGDLLVIGRDGAGQPIAIEREMERVLVGTGRVLVNSSLKQFLLGLHVLTSWYPYGSRRDRSRLLAGAVEIREALADIDPPAVEGEDTFWSRLLDPEVFADSFCDERLQCDWGIDCLGEPIIDVRLNTSGRVVNGDYRGWTVRVEPDRPLPPCGYYVLITKTTRDTTIGCPTGRVWTGISLNRDGMWIGTHESTTAIMSLSHQEDPRTGGLARIGVMTPKGPGRRRVLRRHARHSHSASILPAVPRRSPSLSPRFW from the coding sequence GTGGGGGTTGTGATGGGGGCGTTGATCGAATGGGAGCCGTGGGCGGCCAGCCAGAAGGTCCTCTCTGCTTGCGCGCAGAGGTTCTTAGAATACGACTTCTTGATGCTTCAGCGGGTGCCGTCCCGGGTGGGACCGGTCTTCATCCGCGAGCCGATTCCCGTGGTGCCGGCGGGGGACGGGGACCTGCTGGTGATCGGTCGGGATGGGGCGGGGCAGCCGATCGCCATTGAACGTGAAATGGAGAGGGTGCTCGTGGGGACGGGGCGGGTCCTGGTCAATTCAAGTTTGAAGCAGTTCCTTCTGGGTCTTCACGTGTTGACGTCGTGGTACCCGTACGGAAGCCGAAGGGACCGGTCCCGCCTGCTCGCCGGGGCGGTTGAGATCCGCGAGGCGCTGGCCGACATCGACCCGCCGGCGGTCGAGGGGGAAGACACGTTCTGGTCGCGCCTGCTGGATCCGGAGGTCTTCGCCGACAGCTTCTGCGACGAGAGGCTTCAGTGCGACTGGGGGATCGACTGCCTGGGGGAGCCGATCATCGACGTGCGGTTGAACACGAGCGGGCGGGTCGTCAACGGCGACTACAGGGGCTGGACTGTCCGAGTCGAGCCGGACAGACCCCTCCCGCCATGCGGTTACTACGTCCTCATCACAAAGACGACGAGGGATACGACGATTGGGTGCCCGACCGGGAGAGTTTGGACGGGTATTTCCTTGAATCGGGATGGGATGTGGATTGGGACACACGAGTCGACGACCGCGATAATGAGCCTTTCTCACCAGGAAGACCCCCGGACTGGCGGACTGGCCAGGATCGGCGTGATGACACCGAAAGGTCCGGGGCGACGCAGGGTGTTGCGGCGCCATGCGCGCCACTCCCACTCCGCATCTATCCTTCCCGCAGTACCACGACGATCCCCGTCCCTGAGCCCCCGATTCTGGTGA
- a CDS encoding polymorphic toxin-type HINT domain-containing protein, whose amino-acid sequence MIDADGVVEVDNAYDEAGRVVRQRSAFGRVSHYSYLPGGVTQVADADGSRANVWVHDARGRLTGMIDAAGNRQSISWDRWGNRVMITGRDGGRTINQYDGRGRLVVRVEETGARFDYDYDDADRVVRVRADDGSGAAVTAYEYAGADRNPRMITDPEGGITRLDWQDGLLVGVVDPVGVRVRLGYDEHGELTSVTNAVGDTARLERDDAGRITASITPSGRRTQYRYDAAGNLVSRRDPDGATWRWEHTPGGRVRAEIDPAGHRKTCEYGEHGEQTEYVDPLGERLRNRWDDVGNLAETVMPDGTSWAYTYDALSRLVAVKDPANAVWRNEYDVVGRLTATVDPTGVRREQGVFARGMRRTLTDGAATSAVTTDALGRITAVTGDDGADRVTRYDLCGRPVEYVDAEGGSTVLERDPAGKVVRLVRPSGEETRYEWDECGRLSAVIDAAGGASRFEYNADSLLVREIWPTGEASWFRYDPCGRVAAKHVPGYGTTCYERDLSGRVVVLVDPACGRRRFRYNEVGNLVEAVAGTGAVTRYEYDSMGVLVAVIDPLGGVTRYERDARGNVVRLVDPLGRETTARYDAAGRQVSQRDAAGHVTDWEYDANGWFAAMSYDGVEHHRVERDFAARTMRITQAGGHTMTVRWDGAGRLVSRSSDGRTVEWGYDGDGRRVWMRAPDGAVTDYAYDGAGRLVRVENSAFGRVVYEHDASGRMVSATAGDVRQEWVRGDGFVTEYLVRDLAGSGISHTSVGRDEAGRVTWTSQDGSHTDYTYDGANQLVGAVVDGIASTYVYDDAGRLVEEIVDDGAGGTRRRTLAYDATGQLVSAGGGGAVETRFVYDAAGRRVREERADGGVRVFAWGALARLESVSIDGALEKRRVSLLTDALGELAAVDGARLDWDSASAVPGLLGVGGDSAVGVPGFTAVGDGWRAAGWRDARSDGADPWGGPGGADGPDGPVGGVSWGAGGELGLPGGLEWLGARVYDRGTRGFLSRDPLEATAGAGWAGNPYSYAGNNPVGMSDPSGRHPLTDAELASWKDSHKTGLAAAGAWVADNWEYLVAGAAIVAGVALMFTGVGGPAGLALMSVSGALVSGGISIAEQKHGKGSVDWGAVGREAAIGAIPFPGGGAAAAGREAAEQVGREALEAGTREAVEAAARSAGERELGAVGREAVESAGDRAAQEAAEWCHGAACFAAGTGVLMADGTVRPIEDVAAGDRVAACDPITGEALARTVTATASHDDVPVLRVRTDDGGEVETTATHPFWVEDRGWTPAGRLRAGDRLLTPDGRTVKVTATAPTGRTQRVYSLEVDGLQAYYVRAGTTFIAVHNECSELARQLQRRAQQLNDARGGWSPKYGTTAVIQAQAEIDGKTVITTFVATNSKYSEKPIRDMLREGVEEFVTGKGHAEDTILRHLDEDKYTWRVIAGGTSRNVCRGTCAPCVEKHGLELTGPEFRGRADKTPYRMFQIPGLGH is encoded by the coding sequence AGGGCCGACGACGGGTCCGGGGCGGCGGTGACCGCGTACGAGTACGCGGGGGCGGACCGCAATCCCCGGATGATCACCGACCCCGAGGGCGGGATCACCCGCCTGGACTGGCAGGACGGGCTCCTGGTGGGTGTGGTCGACCCGGTCGGGGTGCGGGTGCGCCTGGGCTACGACGAGCACGGCGAGCTGACCTCGGTCACCAACGCCGTCGGCGACACCGCCCGCCTGGAGCGTGACGATGCCGGACGGATCACCGCGTCCATCACACCGTCGGGCCGGCGCACCCAGTACCGCTACGACGCCGCCGGCAACCTCGTCTCGCGCCGCGACCCCGACGGGGCGACCTGGCGGTGGGAGCACACCCCCGGCGGGCGGGTGCGCGCCGAGATCGACCCGGCCGGGCATCGTAAGACCTGCGAGTACGGGGAGCACGGGGAGCAGACCGAGTACGTCGATCCCCTGGGTGAGCGGCTGCGCAACCGGTGGGATGACGTGGGCAACCTCGCCGAGACCGTCATGCCGGACGGCACGTCGTGGGCGTATACCTATGACGCCCTATCGCGACTGGTCGCGGTGAAGGACCCCGCGAATGCGGTGTGGCGCAATGAGTACGACGTCGTCGGCCGCCTCACGGCGACGGTGGATCCGACCGGGGTGCGCCGCGAGCAGGGCGTTTTCGCGCGCGGCATGCGGCGCACCCTCACCGACGGCGCCGCGACGAGCGCGGTGACAACGGACGCGCTGGGCCGTATCACGGCCGTCACCGGTGATGACGGCGCCGATCGGGTGACTCGCTACGATCTGTGCGGGCGCCCGGTGGAGTACGTGGACGCCGAGGGCGGATCCACCGTGCTGGAGCGTGATCCGGCGGGCAAGGTTGTTCGCTTGGTGCGGCCCTCGGGCGAGGAGACCCGCTACGAGTGGGATGAGTGCGGTCGCCTGTCGGCGGTGATCGACGCGGCAGGCGGGGCGAGCCGGTTCGAGTACAACGCCGATTCGCTGCTGGTGCGCGAGATCTGGCCGACGGGCGAGGCGAGTTGGTTCCGTTACGATCCGTGCGGCCGCGTGGCGGCCAAGCACGTGCCCGGGTACGGCACGACCTGTTATGAGCGGGACCTGTCCGGCCGCGTCGTGGTGCTGGTGGATCCGGCGTGCGGGCGCCGTCGTTTCCGCTATAACGAGGTTGGGAATCTGGTTGAGGCGGTCGCCGGCACGGGTGCGGTCACGCGCTACGAGTACGACTCCATGGGTGTTCTGGTGGCGGTCATCGATCCGTTGGGCGGGGTGACGCGCTACGAGCGCGACGCCCGCGGCAATGTGGTGCGGCTGGTCGATCCCCTGGGGCGCGAGACGACGGCGCGCTACGACGCCGCCGGACGCCAGGTGTCCCAGCGGGACGCCGCCGGTCACGTGACCGACTGGGAGTACGACGCGAACGGCTGGTTCGCGGCGATGAGTTACGACGGGGTCGAGCACCACCGCGTGGAGCGGGACTTCGCCGCTCGGACGATGCGCATCACGCAGGCCGGCGGGCACACCATGACGGTGCGCTGGGACGGGGCCGGCCGCCTGGTGTCGCGCAGCAGTGACGGGCGCACGGTGGAATGGGGCTATGACGGCGATGGGCGCCGGGTGTGGATGAGGGCCCCCGACGGGGCGGTCACCGACTACGCCTACGACGGGGCCGGCCGCCTCGTCCGGGTGGAGAATTCGGCGTTCGGGCGGGTGGTGTACGAGCACGACGCGTCGGGGCGGATGGTGTCGGCGACCGCCGGGGACGTGCGCCAGGAGTGGGTGCGCGGCGACGGGTTCGTCACCGAGTACCTGGTGCGCGATCTGGCGGGCAGCGGCATCTCCCACACGAGCGTGGGCCGTGATGAGGCCGGTCGGGTGACGTGGACGTCTCAGGACGGCTCCCACACCGATTACACCTACGACGGGGCGAACCAGCTCGTGGGCGCGGTGGTGGACGGGATCGCCTCCACCTACGTCTACGACGACGCCGGCCGTCTGGTGGAGGAGATCGTCGATGACGGCGCCGGTGGGACGCGCCGGCGGACCCTGGCCTACGATGCGACCGGGCAGTTGGTGTCCGCCGGTGGCGGCGGCGCGGTGGAGACGCGATTCGTCTATGATGCGGCCGGGCGCAGGGTGCGCGAGGAGCGCGCCGACGGCGGTGTGCGCGTCTTCGCCTGGGGTGCGCTGGCGAGGCTGGAGTCGGTGAGCATTGACGGCGCGCTGGAGAAGCGGCGCGTGTCGCTGCTGACCGATGCGCTGGGCGAGTTGGCGGCCGTCGACGGTGCGCGCCTGGACTGGGACAGCGCCTCGGCGGTTCCGGGTCTGCTGGGCGTGGGCGGGGACAGTGCGGTGGGTGTGCCCGGGTTCACGGCGGTCGGCGACGGGTGGCGGGCGGCGGGTTGGCGCGACGCCCGATCGGACGGTGCGGACCCGTGGGGCGGGCCCGGCGGGGCGGACGGTCCCGACGGTCCCGTTGGCGGGGTGTCGTGGGGCGCCGGCGGCGAATTGGGGCTGCCCGGTGGCCTGGAGTGGTTGGGGGCGCGCGTGTACGACCGGGGTACGCGCGGGTTCCTGTCGCGCGATCCGCTGGAGGCGACGGCGGGCGCGGGCTGGGCGGGCAATCCGTACTCCTACGCGGGCAACAACCCGGTGGGGATGAGCGATCCCTCGGGGCGCCATCCGCTGACCGACGCCGAGCTCGCCTCCTGGAAGGACTCCCACAAGACGGGTCTGGCGGCGGCCGGGGCGTGGGTGGCCGACAACTGGGAGTACCTCGTGGCGGGCGCGGCCATCGTGGCCGGGGTGGCCCTGATGTTCACGGGCGTGGGCGGGCCGGCCGGCCTGGCCCTGATGTCCGTGTCGGGGGCGCTGGTGTCGGGGGGCATCAGCATCGCCGAGCAGAAGCACGGCAAGGGGTCGGTCGACTGGGGCGCGGTGGGCAGGGAGGCCGCGATCGGGGCGATCCCCTTCCCCGGCGGGGGCGCCGCCGCGGCGGGCCGCGAGGCCGCCGAGCAGGTCGGGCGCGAGGCCCTGGAGGCCGGTACCCGCGAGGCCGTCGAGGCCGCCGCGCGCAGCGCGGGCGAGCGCGAACTGGGGGCCGTGGGCCGCGAGGCCGTCGAGAGCGCGGGCGACCGGGCGGCGCAGGAGGCCGCGGAATGGTGCCACGGGGCCGCCTGCTTCGCCGCGGGCACCGGCGTGCTCATGGCCGACGGGACCGTCCGGCCCATCGAGGACGTGGCGGCCGGTGATCGGGTCGCCGCCTGCGACCCGATCACCGGGGAGGCCCTGGCGCGCACGGTGACCGCCACCGCCTCCCACGACGACGTCCCCGTCCTGCGGGTGCGCACCGACGACGGCGGGGAGGTCGAGACCACCGCCACCCACCCCTTCTGGGTCGAGGACCGCGGCTGGACCCCCGCCGGCCGCCTGAGGGCCGGGGACCGTCTGCTCACCCCCGACGGGAGGACCGTCAAGGTCACCGCCACCGCCCCCACCGGCCGCACCCAACGGGTGTACAGTCTCGAGGTCGACGGCCTCCAGGCCTACTACGTTCGCGCTGGCACCACCTTCATCGCCGTCCACAACGAATGCTCCGAACTCGCACGACAACTCCAACGACGCGCACAACAACTCAACGACGCCAGAGGCGGTTGGTCTCCGAAGTACGGTACAACCGCCGTGATACAAGCACAGGCTGAGATCGATGGCAAAACCGTGATCACCACATTCGTGGCAACCAACAGTAAATACTCGGAGAAACCGATAAGAGATATGCTGCGGGAAGGTGTGGAGGAATTCGTTACAGGAAAAGGTCATGCCGAGGACACGATCCTCAGGCATCTCGACGAGGACAAGTACACTTGGAGGGTCATCGCCGGCGGGACGTCCCGCAACGTCTGTCGAGGAACGTGCGCACCGTGCGTCGAAAAGCATGGACTGGAGCTGACGGGGCCGGAATTCCGGGGGCGTGCGGATAAGACTCCCTACCGCATGTTCCAGATCCCCGGACTGGGCCATTGA
- a CDS encoding transposase family protein: protein MEPGSTHDPAAARLHVPPALYRSAWLGMPVLADKGYQGAGIGILVPTKNPNPTPDEEACNSLLSALRAPAERANAMFKHFRGSSHLRVW, encoded by the coding sequence GTGGAGCCCGGCTCCACCCACGACCCCGCCGCGGCCAGGCTGCATGTGCCACCGGCCCTGTACCGGTCGGCCTGGTTGGGGATGCCGGTCCTGGCGGACAAGGGGTACCAGGGGGCCGGGATCGGCATCCTCGTGCCCACGAAGAACCCCAATCCGACCCCCGACGAGGAGGCCTGCAACAGCCTGCTGTCCGCCCTGCGGGCCCCGGCCGAGAGGGCCAATGCCATGTTCAAGCACTTCAGGGGCTCTTCGCATTTGAGGGTGTGGTAG